The following proteins come from a genomic window of Kwoniella bestiolae CBS 10118 chromosome 3, complete sequence:
- a CDS encoding pre-mRNA-processing ATP-dependent RNA helicase PRP5: MPRSPRRSRSPEGRRSSHRGGHRSPSPSASGRYERSYGGSSSRRSDDRKGSSSRYEDDDRHYSSRDRERERDRYRDRSRERERYRGEDDSGRRRKEERDDRRHPDNRRERDRSRDRERDDRSHRRDEPRSRIRTRSPSPPRKSSAPLPAVRTPLTDNATPTGSPAPETEEDKKRKAKERLEAWKKQRALKEGKTATPEPASVPSPKPASPARVPIASTSKPPTGLPNKPTAFSLSRIGLPLKAGTAPTPLKRSLAASLDDDDESSGDRKLQKLGDLPEINPDVQSGGAAEVEEIGDDLAVEDIKPTINGNGNEMDVDEKPQVKEEEESKIKVDEEEEEEDPLDAFMRTNVEQVVQVNQADARRMGLRQSGDDSDNEEEEKVKVEDKLAEAEALLQQAAAKSRKKDLPPPDHSKIDYEPFQKAFYNPPPEVLEMDEEDAELLRLEMDGIKIRGQDAPRPVKNWGAFGLPTGCLDVIRHHGWATPTSIQAQAIPAIMSGRDVIGIAKTGSGKTVAFLLPMFRHVRDQRPVSGSEGPIAVVMSPTRELATQIYKECQSFLKVLNIRVTCCVGGSSISEDIAAMKKGAEVVVCTPGRMIDLLTANNGRVTNLRRTTYIVMDEADRMFDMGFEPQVMKIINNVRPDAQKVLFSATFPKTMESLARKILIRPLEITVGGRSVVAPEIDQRVEVREPDSKFNRLLEILGEMGETHKDDEDDFRTLIFVDRQESADDLFRDLLQRGYVCASLHGGKEQVDRDEAIKNFKSGDVPIIVATSVAARGLDVKELKLVINYDCPNHMEDYVHRAGRTGRAGNTGTCITFITPAQEKFSVDIVRALDASKAFIPDDLKAMSENFLGKIKSGKARAAGSGFAGKGLERIERKRAEKDQAEKHTYGDTSEALSLSSREGAVIPYKPKTTEFKQPENPNAHKGDADYTFTEIKVEVIHGPAPDRVIQNNPQTAKVAMAALPAQTIAALEKAKKEGRTVDAANLAKVVARLTQSIELTKAEKLGLAQPVNSNGVRTKDPDATDYHAIFPINDYPQKARWKATNKEQMTLLQEISGASITMKGLYYPPGSEPGPGDEPKLSLLIESNDEHRVRAAVDEIRRNLVEASVAALNTADRAPGGSGRYAV, translated from the exons AGCCCCTCTCCCTCAGCTTCAGGAAGGTATGAGCGTTCCTACGGTGGTAGCTCATCGAGAAGGTCTGACGATAGAAAAGGTTCAAGCTCCCGATACGAGGATGACGATCGTCATTACTCCTCAAGagatagagaaagagaaCGCGACAGGTATAGGGACAGAAgtagggagagggagagatatcgcggtgaggatgattctggtagaaggagaaaagaagagagggatgacaGAAGACATCCTGACAACAGGCGAGAACGAGACAGGTCAAGagatagagaaagagatgacaGGAGTCATAGACGAGATGAACCTCGTTCTCGGATACGTACACGctctccttcacctcctcgAAAATCATCAGCACCTCTACCAGCTGTCCGAACACCTTTAACGGATAATGCTACACCCACTGGATCACCTGCGCCGGAAACCGAAgaggacaagaagagaaaggcGAAAGAAAGATTAGAAGCTTGGAAGAAACAGCGAGCTttgaaggaagggaagacTGCTACGCCCGAACCTGCTTCTGTACCTTCACCTAAACCTGCTAGTCCTGCTCGTGTACCTATTGCTTCTACCTCAAAAC CTCCAACCGGCCTTCCGAACAAACCCACTGCATTCTCCCTATCGCGTATCGGATTACCTCTCAAAGCTGGGACCGCACCCACACCGTTAAAACGATCCTTAGCAGCCAGTctggatgacgatgatgagtCTTCGGGAGATAGAAAATTGCAGAAGTTGGGAGATCTACCTGAGATCAATCCCGATGTGCAGAGTGGTGGTGCCGCTGAAGTGGAAGAGATAGGGGATGATCTGGCTGTTGAGGATATCAAGCCTACAATTAATGGGAACGGcaatgagatggatgtagACGAGAAACCTCaggtcaaggaggaggaagaaagcaAGATAAaagttgatgaagaagaggaggaagaagatccatTAGACGCATTCATGAGGACGAACGTGGAACAGGTCGTTCAAGtgaatcaagctgatgcGAGGAGAATGGGATTAAGACAATCTGGGGATGATAGTGAtaatgaagaggaggagaaagtcAAAGTGGAAGATAAATTggccgaagctgaagctcTGTTACA GCAAGCCGCTGCTAAATCGCGTAAAAAGGATTTACCACCTCCCGACCATTCCAAAATCGACTATGAACCTTTCCAAAAGGCATTTTACAACCCTCCTCCAGAGGTACTagagatggacgaagaagatgcaGAGTTGCTGAGATTGGAAATGGATGGTATAAAGATTAGAGGTCAGGACGCACCTAGACCAGTCAAGAATTGGGGCGCATTCGGTTTACCGAcaggatg TCTCGACGTTATTCGTCATCATGGTTGGGCTACTCCTACTTccatccaagctcaagcaaTACCGGCCATCATGTCTGGACGGGATGTGATTGGTATCGCCAAGACTGGATCTGGTAAAACCGTCGcgttccttcttcccatgtTTAGGCACGTCCGAGACCAACGTCCAGTGTCAGGGAGTGAAGGTCCTATAGCTGTTGTTATGTCGCCTACGAGAGAGTTGGCAACTCAGATATACAAGGAATGTCAGTCTTTCCTGAAAGTTCTTAATATCCGA GTGACCTGTTGTGTTGGTGGATCGTCCATTTCTGAAGATATCGCCGCAATGAAGAAAGGTGCTGAAGTCGTAGTATGTACACCTGGACGAATGATTGATTTGCTCACCGCGAACAACGGACGAGTGACCAACCTTCGTCGAACCACATATAtagtgatggatgaggcTGATCGAATGTTCGATATGGGTTTCGAACCTCAAGTTATGaaaatcatcaacaacgtTCGACCAGATGCTCAGAAAGTTTTATTCTCAGCTACATTCCCCAAGACTATGGAATCTCTCGCTAGAAAAATCCTGATTAGACCACTGGAAATCACCGTTGGTGGACGATCGGTCGTCGCGCCTGAGATAGACCAACGAGTAGAAGTCAGAGAGCCCGACTCGAAGTTCAACAGGCTGTTAGAGATCCTGGGCGAAATGGGTGAAACGCAcaaagacgatgaagatgacttTAGGACATTGATATTTGTGGATAGACAGGAATCTGCCGATGATCTTTTCCGAGATCTACTTCAACGTGGATATGTGTGCGCATCGTTGCATGGTGGGAAGGAACAGGTCGATCGAGATGAGGCGATCAAGAATTTCAAGAGCGGTGATGTACCTATTATCGTGGCTACTTCTGTTGCTGCGAGGGGGTTGGATGTGAAGGAATTGAAATTGGTtatt AACTACGATTGTCCGAATCACATGGAAGATTACGTGCATCGAGCCGGACGTACGGGACGAGCAGGGAATACTGGTACTTGTATCACGTTCATCACTCCTGCGCAAGAGAAATTCTCGGTCGATATTGTCAGAGCATTGGATGCTAGTAAGGCTTTCATACCGGATGATCTCAAGGCAATGTCTGAGA ACTTCCTCGGAAAGATCAAATCCGGTAAAGCGAGAGCAGCAGGCAGCGGATTCGCCGGAAAAGGTCTGGAGCGAATTGAACGAAAGAGAGCCGAGAAAGATCAAGCTGAGAAACACACCTATGGAGATACTTCCGAAGCACTCTCGCTCTCGTCCAGAGAAGGAGCGGTCATACCTTACAAACCCAAGACAACCGAATTCAAGCAACCTGAAAACCCGAACGCTCACAAGGGAGACGCCGATTACACCTTTACTGAAATCAAGGTCGAAGTCATTCATGGTCCCGCACCAGACCGAGTCATACAGAACAACCCTCAAACAGCTAAAGTAGCAATGGCTGCTCTTCCTGCTCAAACGATTGCTGCCCTGGAGAAagcaaagaaagaaggaCGTACAGTCGATGCAGCCAATCTGGCCAAGGTGGTAGCTCGACTCACTCAGTCTATCGAATTGACCAAGGCGGAGAAACTTGGATTGGCCCAACCTGTTAATAGTAACGGAGTCAGAACTAAGGATCCAGACGCGACGGATTATCACGCGATTTTCCCCATTAACGATTATCCCCAGAAAGCCCGATGGAAAGCTACGAATAAAGAGCAGATGACGTTGTTACAGGAGATCAGCGGGGCGAGTATCACGATGAAAGGGTTATATTACCCTCCTGGGAGTGAGCCTGGGCCGGGAGATGAGCCGAAATTGAGCTTGTTGATTGAGAGTAATGATGAGCATAGGGTCAGGGCGGCGGTGGATGAGATTAGACGGAATCTTGTTGAGGCGTCTGTGGCGGCGCTTAAT ACCGCTGATAGAGCTCcgggtggaagtggaagatatGCTGTGTAG